A section of the Phaseolus vulgaris cultivar G19833 chromosome 8, P. vulgaris v2.0, whole genome shotgun sequence genome encodes:
- the LOC137824103 gene encoding DExH-box ATP-dependent RNA helicase DExH9 produces MEIEGMVVQQPTMGSLKRKSPEESSTSASQPLHDCVHHVSYPHGYTHPSSPPTQTHAEPAKKFPFTLDPFQSQAITCLENGESVMVSAHTSAGKTVVALYAIAMSLRDGQRVIYTSPIKALSNQKYREFKEEFSDVGLMTGDVTIDPNASCLVMTTEIWRSMQYKGSEITREVAWIVFDEVHYMRDRERGVVWEESIVLSPKNSRFVFLSATVPNAKEFADWVAKVHQQPCHVVYTDYRPTPLQHYIFPSGGDGLYLVVDEKGKFREDSFQKSLNALVPATEGDKRKENGKRQKGLVLGRVGEESDIFKMVKMIIQRQYDPVILFSFSKRECELLAMQMAKMDLNGDNEKENIEQIFSSAMDMLSDDDKKLPQVSNMLPLLKRGIGVHHSGLLPILKEVIEILFQEGLIKCLFATETFSIGLNMPAKTVVFTNVRKFDGDKFRWISSGEYIQMSGRAGRRGIDERGICILMVDEKMEPSTTKNMVKGAADCLNSAFHLSYNMILNQMRCEDGDPEKLLRNSFFQFQADRAIPDLEKQIKVLEKERESIFIEEENSLKDYFNLLEQHRNLNKEVRDIVLSPRHCLPFLQPGRLVSLECTSSNEDLTPIFIEDQLTWGLVVNFERVKSVSDDDASVKPEDASYNLDILTRCVVKKDNIGKKSIKIVPLKEVGEPLVVSVPISQVNTISSLRLFIPKDLLPLEARENTLKKVLETLSRFGEKGLPLLDPEEDMKIQSSSYKKASRRIEALESLFEKHEIAKSPLIKQKLKVLQRKQELTAKIKSIKKTLRSSSALAFKDELKARKRVLRRLGYATSDNVVELKGKVACEISSADELTLTELMFNGVFKDIKVEEMVSLLSCLVWQEKIHDAAKPREELDLLFMQLQDIARRVAQLQLECKVEIDVDSFVKSFRPDIMEAVYAWAKGSKFYEIMEITQVFEGSLIRAIRRLEEVLQQLIAAAKSIGETQLEAKFEEAVSMIKRDIVFAASLYL; encoded by the exons ATGGAGATTGAAGGCATGGTAGTTCAGCAACCAACGATGGGGTCACTGAAGAGAAAGTCGCCAGAAGAGTCTTCAACTTCAGCTTCGCAGCCACTGCACGATTGTGTGCACCATGTCTCATATCCACACGGTTACACCCACCCTTCTTCTCCGCCCACTCAAACGCACGCAGAACCCGCCAAGAAGTTCCCGTTCACTCTCGATCCCTTTCAGTCCCAAGCCATCACTTGCCTCGAAAACGGCGAGTCCGTCATG GTGTCTGCACATACCTCTGCTGGCAAAACTGTGGTGGCGTTGTATGCTATTGCTATGTCCCTCCGAGATGGGCAGCGCGTCATCTACACTTCCCCTATCAAGGCTCTCAGCAACCAGAAGTACAGAGAATTTAAGGAAGAATTTTCTGACGTTGGCTTGATGACCGGAGACGTCACCATTGATCCCAATGCTTCTTGTCTG GTCATGACTACGGAAATCTGGCGTAGCATGCAGTACAAAGGGTCTGAGATCACTAGGGAGGTGGCTTGGATTGTTTTTGATGAGGTGCATTACATGCGTGATCGTGAGAGAGGCGTGGTTTGGGAAGAGAGTATTGTTTTGTCGCCCAAGAATTCGCGTTTTGTGTTCCTGTCTGCCACTGTCCCCAATGCCAAGGAATTTGCTGATTGGGTGGCAAAG GTGCACCAACAACCTTGTCATGTTGTGTATACTGATTACCGACCAACACCCCTTCAACATTACATTTTTCCTTCTGGAGGTGATGGTCTATATCTGGTTGTGGATGAAAAGGGAAAATTTCGCGAAGACAGCTTTCAGAAATCTTTGAATGCTCTTGTCCCTGCCACTGAGGGTGATAAGAGAAAAGAGAACGGGAAGCGGCAAAAGGGTTTGGTGCTGGGTAGAGTTGGTGAAGAAAGTGACATATTCAAGATGGTGAAAATGATCATTCAGCGTCAATATGATCCTGTGATACTGTTCAGCTTTAGCAAAAGGGAGTGTGAGCTTCTTGCAATGCAG ATGGCAAAAATGGATCTTAATGGGGATAATGAAAAGGAGAATATAGAACAAATATTTTCTAGTGCTATGGACATGCTTTCAGATGATGATAAGAAACTACCCCAG gTTTCGAACATGTTGCCTTTGCTGAAACGTGGAATAGGAGTACATCACTCTGGTTTACTCCCAATTCTAAAGGAAGTGATTGAGATCTTATTTCAAGAAGGGCTAATAAAG TGTTTGTTTGCCACAGAAACATTCAGCATTGGTTTGAACATGCCTGCAAAAACTGTTGTTTTCACAAATGTCCGCAAATTTGATGGGGACAAGTTTAGGTGGATATCCAGTGGAGAATATATTCAAATGAGTGGTCGTGCTGGTCGACGAGGCATTGATGAACGTGGTATATGTATCCTCATGGTTGATGAGAAGATGGAGCCTTCTACTACTAAAAACATGGTTAAAGGGGCTGCCGATTGTTTAAACAG TGCCTTTCATTTAAGCTACAACATGATTTTAAACCAAATGCGGTGTGAAGATGGTGATCCTGAAAAATTGCTCCGTAATTCTTTTTTTCAGTTCCAAGCTGATCGTGCCATTCCTGATCTTGAG AAACAAATAAAGGTGCTTGAAAAAGAGAGGGAATCAATTTTTATTGAAGAAGAAAACAGTTTAAAGGATTATTTCAATCTGCTGGAGCAGCACAGGAATTTGAATAAGGAGGTCCGTGACATTGTGCTATCTCCAAGGCACTGTTTACCTTTTCTACAGCCTGGGAGGCTTGTTTCACTTGAATGCACTTCAAGTAATGAAGATCTAACCCCCATTTTTATCGAGGACCAGTTGACTTGGGGGTTGGTCGTTAATTTTGAAAGGGTAAAGAGTGTTTCTGATG ATGATGCAAGTGTAAAACCTGAGGACGCATCTTACAATCTTGATATTCTTACAAGATGTGTTGTGAAGAAAGATAACATTGGGAAAAAATCTATTAAGATCGTTCCTCTTAAAGAAGTTGGAGAACCTCTAGTGGTTTCAGTTCCTATCTCTCAG GTCAATACGATAAGTAGTCTGCGTTTATTTATACCGAAGGATCTTTTGCCATTGGAAGCACGAGAAAACACACTGAAGAAAGTGTTGGAAACTCTTTCTAGATTTGGTGAGAAAGGATTGCCCCTTCTAGATCCCGAAGAAGACATGAAG aTTCAAAGCAGCTCATATAAAAAAGCATCTCGTAGGATAGAAGCTTTGGAGAGCCTATTTGAAAAGCATGAAATTGCGAAGTCACCACTTATAAAACAGAAACTGAAAGTCTTACAGAGGAAGCAAGAACTGACTGCAAAGATAAAGTCCATTAAGAAAACATTAAGATCTTCTTCTGCTTTAGCTTTCAAGGATGAACTTAAAGCGAGAAAGAGAGTTCTTCGGAGGCTTGG ATATGCTACTAGTGACAATGTGGTGGAGTTAAAAGGGAAGGTTGCTTGTGAAATTAGTAGTGCAGATGAATTGACCCTAACAGAATTAATGTTCAATGGTGTCTTTAAGGACATAAAGGTGGAAGAGATGGTTTCTCTCCTTTCTTGTCTTGTCTGGCAAGAAAAAATCCATGATGCTGCCAAACCTCGGGAAGAACTTGATCTGCTTTTTATGCAATTACAAGACATTGCTCGGAGAGTTGCCCAACTTCAGCTTGAGTGCAAG gTGGAGATTGATGTTGATAGTTTTGTCAAGTCGTTTAGACCTGACATTATGGAGGCTGTGTATGCTTGGGCGAAAGGTTCTAAGTTCTATGAGATCATGGAAATCACACAAGTCTTTGAAGGTAGCTTGATTAGAGCAATTAGAAGACTTGAGGAAGTTCTTCAGCAATTAATAGCAGCAGCTAAGTCAATTGGGGAAACTCAACTTGAGGCAAAGTTTGAAGAAGCTGTGTCCATGATCAAGAGGGACATTGTCTTTGCAGCATCCCTGTATTTGTAG
- the LOC137826516 gene encoding probable methyltransferase PMT19 gives MMMMVKTNNPCLKILSTILLLVSLIIYIFVAPSFFTSPHLYKHLHLQPSDFEFCPSNYTNHCPCQDPLRARRFPKAKWFRKERHCPERTQRLRCLIPTPPGYQTPFPWPKSKDTAWFSNVPFPKLVEYKKSQNWVRLEGDRFVFPGGGTSFTEGVNGYVHALDRLLPVSLKSGNIRTVLDVGCGVASFGASLMDYDILTMSLAPSDEHQSQVQFALERGLPAMLGVLSIHRLTFPSRSFDMVHCSRCLVPWTAYDGLYLREIDRILRPGGFWVLSGPPINWRVNYKAWEIEPWVLEKEQNIIEDLAKQMCWEKVAERDQIAVWQKHTDHISCMQKLKTLRSPKFCNSSESDPDAGWYTKMTACIFPLPDVKDVHEESGGVLEKWPMRLETVPPRVGNENDDGFTLKAYIKDNQRWKRRVSDYEIMLKSISSGKYRNVMDMNAGFGGFAAAMVKYPVWVMNVVPFDAKSSNLGIIYERGLIGTYMDWCEPFSTYPRTYDLIHASGLFSMYMDKCDIGDIVLEMHRIVRPKGAVIIRDERDVILKVKEITDKMRWKGTVVAGDQNGPFHMEMIMLIDLNDTH, from the exons atgatgatgatggtaaAGACGAACAACCCATGTCTCAAAATCTTGTCCACCATTCTTCTCTTGGTCTCTCTCATCATCTACATCTTCGTTGCtccctctttcttcacttcgcCTCACCTCTACAAACACTTGCATTTGCAACCCTCAGATTTTGAGTTCTGCCCAAGTAACTACACCAATCACTGTCCATGCCAAGACCCTCTAAGGGCCAGACGCTTCCCAAAGGCCAAATGGTTCCGTAAAGAGCGTCACTGCCCAGAGAGAACTCAAAGGTTGAGGTGCCTCATTCCAACCCCACCAGGCTACCAAACCCCGTTTCCTTGGCCTAAGAGCAAGGACACTGCATGGTTCAGTAACGTGCCTTTTCCCAAGCTAGTGGAGTATAAAAAGTCGCAAAATTGGGTTAGGTTGGAAGGTGACCGTTTTGTGTTTCCAGGAGGTGGCACTTCGTTTACCGAAGGTGTCAATGGTTATGTTCATGCTCTAGACCGTCTTCTTCCAGTGTCTTTGAAATCTGGGAATATCagaactgtgcttgatgttggtTGTGGG gttgcaagctttGGAGCTTCTCTGATGGACTATGATATCTTGACAATGTCACTAGCACCAAGTGATGAGCATCAATCTCAAGTACAGTTTGCCCTAGAAAGGGGACTCCCTGCAATGCTTGGAGTACTAAGCATTCACAGGCTAACATTCCCTTCAAGATCATTTGATATGGTTCATTGCTCTAGATGCCTTGTCCCATGGACTGCTTATG ATGGGCTATACCTGAGAGAGATTGACCGAATTTTGCGTCCTGGTGGATTTTGGGTACTGTCTGGGCCACCCATAAATTGGAGGGTAAACTACAAAGCGTGGGAAATAGAGCCTTGGGTGCTAGAAAAGGAGCAAAATATTATAGAAGACCTTGCCAAGCAAATGTGTTGGGAAAAAGTTGCTGAGAGAGATCAGATTGCTGTCTGGCAAAAACACACAGATCACATCAGTTGCATGCAAAAGTTGAAGACTTTGAGATCCCCCAAGTTCTGCAACTCATCTGAATCTGACCCTGATGCTGGATG GTATACCAAAATGACTGCATGCATTTTTCCTCTTCCAGACGTGAAAGATGTCCATGAAGAATCTGGTGGCGTTCTTGAGAAATGGCCTATGAGGTTGGAAACTGTTCCACCAAGGGTTGGAAATGAAAATGATGACGGATTCACACTCAAAGCCTACATTAAAGATAATCAAAGATGGAAAAGAAGAGTGTCTGATTATGAGATCATGCTAAAATCCATCTCTTCTGGTAAATACAGAAATGTTATGGATATGAATGCTGGCTTTGGAGGATTTGCAGCTGCAATGGTGAAATATCCTGTTTGGGTTATGAATGTGGTTCCCTTTGATGCAAAAAGCAGCAATCTTGGCATTATCTATGAACGAGGCCTTATAGGAACTTACATGGATTG GTGTGAGCCCTTTTCTACATACCCTCGAACATATGACTTGATACATGCCAGTGGTCTATTCAGCATGTATATGGACAA GTGTGACATAGGTGACATTGTTTTGGAGATGCATCGAATAGTTCGTCCGAAAGGAGCTGTGATCATTAGAGATGAAAGAGATGTGATCCTTAAAGTAAAGGAAATAACTGATAAAATGAGATGGAAAGGAACAGTAGTGGCTGGTGACCAGAATGGACCTTTTCATATGGAAATGATTATGCTTATTGATCTTAACGATACTCATTAA